A portion of the Anoxybacillus gonensis genome contains these proteins:
- a CDS encoding CaiB/BaiF CoA transferase family protein — MAGALDGIRVIDLTRVLAGPYATMILGDLGADVIKIEAPGGSDDTRFWGPPFQNGMSAYYAAVNRNKRSITVNLKDESGKETIRQLSKTADIIIHNFKTGTMERLGLGYDDLSVINPQLIYCSITGFGETGPYHHLAGYDYIIQAMSGWMSINGTEQSGPLKVGVAVTDIFTGLYAAIAVQAALIARQKTGSGQKIDLSLFDCAISALVNVASNYLMSGEVPKPLGNDHPNIVPYSTYEASDGLFVVAVGNDRQFQALCELLEDQSIGADERFRTNAGRVAHRHELNRRLNDELKKKTRAQWQQLFEQKGIPCGPVHTLDQVFQHAQTRARNMLIHMNHPDVGALKLVGTPLKFSHTPVTYRFAPPLAGEHNDLFIKGGNKLDEL, encoded by the coding sequence ATGGCCGGAGCTTTAGATGGGATTCGAGTAATTGACTTAACGCGCGTTCTTGCTGGTCCATATGCCACAATGATTTTAGGTGATCTCGGGGCAGATGTCATAAAAATCGAGGCACCTGGTGGATCAGATGATACGCGATTTTGGGGACCACCGTTTCAAAACGGGATGAGCGCCTACTATGCAGCGGTCAATCGAAACAAGCGAAGCATAACTGTCAATTTAAAAGATGAAAGCGGAAAAGAAACGATTCGTCAACTTTCGAAAACAGCCGACATCATCATTCACAATTTTAAAACCGGAACGATGGAGCGGCTTGGGCTCGGGTATGATGATCTGTCAGTCATCAATCCGCAACTCATCTACTGTTCAATTACTGGATTTGGTGAAACAGGCCCGTATCATCATTTAGCTGGCTATGATTATATTATTCAAGCGATGAGCGGCTGGATGAGCATTAACGGGACAGAACAATCCGGACCATTAAAAGTTGGTGTTGCGGTCACAGATATCTTTACCGGTCTGTATGCAGCGATCGCCGTACAAGCAGCACTCATCGCCCGACAAAAAACAGGGAGCGGACAAAAAATTGATTTAAGTTTATTTGATTGTGCCATTAGTGCACTTGTAAACGTTGCGTCGAATTATTTAATGTCCGGTGAAGTGCCAAAACCGTTAGGAAACGATCATCCAAATATCGTTCCATATTCGACATATGAAGCAAGCGACGGTTTGTTTGTTGTCGCAGTCGGAAACGATCGGCAATTTCAGGCGCTATGCGAATTGCTAGAAGATCAATCGATCGGTGCAGATGAGCGATTTCGAACAAATGCCGGCAGAGTCGCTCATCGTCATGAGCTAAATCGCCGGTTAAACGATGAATTAAAAAAGAAAACGCGCGCACAATGGCAACAATTGTTTGAACAAAAAGGCATTCCTTGCGGCCCTGTGCACACGCTCGATCAAGTGTTTCAACATGCACAAACGCGCGCACGAAACATGCTTATCCACATGAATCATCCAGATGTTGGAGCGTTAAAACTTGTCGGCACACCGTTAAAGTTTTCACACACACCGGTCACATATCGGTTCGCACCACCCCTTGCAGGAGAACATAACGATTTATTTATTAAAGGAGGAAACAAACTTGATGAACTTTGA
- a CDS encoding acyl-CoA dehydrogenase family protein has protein sequence MNFDFTPEQEMLRQTVRKFVDKEILPHIKEWDERGYFDPNILKRLAQLNLMGVCIPEQYGGMGMDYNSLAIVCEELERGDTAFRTAVSVHIGLNSLTLLQWGTEEQKQKYLVPQAKGEKIGAFGLTEPNAGSDVAAISTTAVRDGDDYILNGQKTWISLCDIADHFIVFAYTDKSKKHRGISAFIVERTMPGFSSRAIKGKLGIRAGNTGELFFDNVRVPKENLLGEEGEGFKIAMSALDNGRFTVAAGACGLIMACLEASVKYCHERKTFGKEIGRHQLVQQMIANMEAGLQMSRLLVYKAGFLKNKGRRNTRETSLAKWMACDFANKAADDAVQIHGAYGYSNEYPVERYLRNSKAPVIYEGTREIHTIMQAEYVLGYRQDKPLRKMLPAWEEK, from the coding sequence ATGAACTTTGATTTTACTCCAGAACAAGAAATGTTGCGACAAACTGTAAGAAAATTTGTTGATAAAGAAATTTTACCCCACATAAAAGAATGGGATGAACGAGGCTATTTCGATCCAAACATTTTAAAACGTCTTGCGCAATTAAACTTAATGGGCGTATGCATTCCAGAGCAGTACGGCGGAATGGGGATGGATTACAATTCGCTAGCCATCGTATGTGAAGAGCTTGAACGTGGAGATACTGCGTTTCGCACAGCAGTTTCTGTCCATATTGGACTTAATAGTTTAACACTACTTCAATGGGGAACAGAAGAACAAAAACAAAAATATCTCGTGCCACAAGCAAAAGGGGAAAAAATTGGGGCATTCGGATTAACCGAGCCAAACGCCGGTTCAGATGTTGCAGCTATTTCCACAACCGCTGTACGCGATGGAGATGACTACATTTTAAACGGACAAAAAACGTGGATTTCTCTTTGTGACATTGCCGACCATTTCATCGTTTTTGCTTACACAGATAAATCAAAAAAACATCGCGGTATTTCTGCTTTTATCGTTGAACGGACGATGCCTGGTTTTTCATCACGTGCCATCAAAGGAAAACTTGGCATTCGTGCAGGCAATACAGGTGAGCTGTTTTTCGACAATGTCCGCGTCCCAAAAGAAAATTTACTCGGGGAAGAAGGAGAAGGATTTAAAATTGCGATGTCCGCGCTCGATAACGGACGATTTACTGTTGCTGCTGGGGCTTGCGGCTTAATTATGGCTTGTTTAGAAGCAAGCGTGAAATATTGTCACGAACGAAAAACGTTCGGAAAAGAAATTGGCCGCCATCAACTCGTACAACAAATGATTGCCAATATGGAAGCAGGGTTGCAAATGAGCCGTTTGCTCGTATATAAAGCAGGATTTTTAAAAAATAAAGGAAGACGAAATACGCGCGAAACGTCGTTAGCGAAATGGATGGCATGCGACTTTGCAAATAAGGCAGCTGATGACGCAGTACAAATTCACGGGGCTTACGGCTATTCCAATGAATATCCTGTAGAACGATATTTACGAAACTCAAAAGCGCCAGTCATTTACGAAGGAACGCGCGAAATTCATACGATTATGCAAGCGGAATACGTGCTTGGCTATCGTCAAGATAAACCGCTCCGAAAAATGCTTCCAGCTTGGGAAGAAAAATAG
- a CDS encoding glutamate synthase subunit beta, with protein MGKATGFMEYVREEEKKRDPLSRLHDWNEYTFPFSNETLARQGARCMDCGTPFCHMGMELNGLTSGCPIHNLIPEWNDLVYRGRWKEAFERLAKTNNFPEFTGRVCPAPCEGSCTVAISDPAVAIKGIERAIIDKAFAEGWVQPRIPNKRTGKKVAVIGSGPAGLACADELNQAGHFVTVYERADRIGGLLTYGIPNMKLGKDVVERRVRLLSEEGITFITNTEVGKHITVDELQKQYDAVVLCIGAQKQRDLVIEGRELDGVHFAMDYLTRTTKWLLTGEKEETFIDAKNKHVIVIGGGDTGADCVATALRQQCKSVVQFGKHPALPTDRANDNPWPQYPLIFTVDYAYEEAEAKFGTDPRQYCIQTKKIVGDNRGNVKELHTIQMEKIVDEHGRIVFKEIPGTEKVWPCDIVLIAIGFEGPEPSLLQQFGIETGNKKVKASQYKTNVEGVFVAGDARRGQSLVVWAIHEGQEAAKEVDDFLS; from the coding sequence ATGGGGAAAGCAACGGGATTTATGGAATATGTACGGGAGGAAGAAAAAAAGCGCGATCCGCTTTCCCGTTTACATGATTGGAATGAATATACGTTTCCATTTTCAAACGAAACGTTAGCACGTCAAGGAGCGCGATGTATGGATTGCGGTACTCCTTTTTGTCATATGGGAATGGAACTAAATGGTTTAACATCTGGTTGCCCGATTCATAATCTCATTCCAGAATGGAACGATCTTGTATATCGTGGACGTTGGAAAGAAGCGTTTGAACGGTTAGCAAAAACGAATAACTTTCCAGAGTTTACGGGACGTGTTTGTCCAGCACCGTGTGAAGGATCGTGCACCGTAGCTATTTCCGATCCGGCGGTGGCCATTAAAGGAATTGAGCGAGCAATCATCGACAAAGCATTCGCAGAAGGTTGGGTTCAACCGCGCATTCCGAACAAGCGAACGGGAAAAAAAGTCGCTGTGATCGGCTCAGGGCCAGCGGGTTTAGCATGTGCAGACGAATTAAATCAAGCAGGCCATTTTGTCACTGTATACGAGCGTGCCGATCGCATAGGGGGATTATTAACATACGGCATTCCGAATATGAAACTTGGAAAAGATGTCGTCGAACGGCGTGTGCGCCTGCTTAGCGAAGAAGGAATTACGTTTATCACGAATACAGAAGTTGGCAAGCATATTACCGTCGATGAGTTACAGAAACAATATGATGCGGTTGTTCTTTGTATTGGAGCGCAAAAACAGCGCGATCTTGTTATAGAAGGACGTGAGTTAGATGGCGTTCATTTTGCGATGGATTACTTAACCCGAACAACAAAATGGTTGTTGACGGGTGAAAAAGAAGAAACGTTTATTGATGCAAAAAATAAACATGTCATCGTCATCGGTGGTGGAGATACGGGAGCTGACTGTGTGGCAACAGCGCTTCGCCAACAATGTAAAAGCGTTGTTCAGTTCGGAAAACACCCCGCATTGCCGACTGACCGTGCAAATGATAATCCGTGGCCACAATACCCACTTATTTTTACTGTTGATTATGCATATGAAGAAGCGGAAGCGAAGTTTGGTACGGATCCACGCCAATATTGCATTCAAACGAAAAAAATCGTCGGTGATAATAGAGGGAACGTAAAAGAACTGCATACGATTCAAATGGAAAAAATAGTAGACGAACATGGGCGTATTGTATTTAAAGAAATTCCGGGTACAGAGAAAGTATGGCCGTGTGACATCGTGTTGATTGCTATCGGTTTTGAAGGACCAGAGCCATCGCTTTTACAACAATTTGGAATAGAAACAGGAAACAAAAAAGTAAAAGCGTCACAATATAAAACAAATGTCGAAGGGGTATTTGTCGCAGGCGATGCAAGACGCGGGCAAAGTCTTGTCGTCTGGGCTATTCATGAAGGTCAGGAAGCAGCAAAAGAAGTTGATGATTTTTTGTCATGA
- the ilvD gene encoding dihydroxy-acid dehydratase yields the protein MEGFALRSDMIKKGFDRAPHRSLLRAAGVKEEDFNKPFIAVVNSYIDIIPGHVHLQEFGKIVKEAIREAGGVPFEMNTIGVDDGIAMGHIGMRYSLPSREIIADSVETVISAHWFDGMVCIPNCDKITPGMMMAAMRLNIPTIFVSGGPMKAGVTSDGKKISLSSVFEGVGAYQAGKIDEKGLQELEQYGCPTCGSCSGMFTANSMNCLAEALGLALPGNGTILAIDPARKEFVRRSAQQLMYLIEHDIKPRDIVTEKAIDNAFALDMALGGSTNTVLHTLAIANEAGIHYPLECINEVAARVPHLAKLAPASDMHIEDLHEAGGVSAVLHELSKKEGTLHLDALTVSGKTLGENIAGCEVKNYEVIRPIDRPYSETGGLAVLFGNLAPDGAIIKTGGIQGGITRHEGPAIVFDSQEEALEGIAAGKVQPGHVVIIRYEGPKGGPGMPEMLAPTSQIVGMGLGTKVALITDGRFSGASRGLSIGHVSPEAAEGGPIAFVENGDHIVIDIVKRTIDVHVPEEEWEKRKMNWKGFEPKVKTGYLARYSKLVTSASTGGIMKI from the coding sequence ATGGAGGGATTTGCTTTGCGTAGCGATATGATTAAAAAAGGATTTGACCGTGCGCCACATCGTAGTTTATTGCGCGCGGCAGGGGTAAAAGAGGAAGATTTCAATAAACCGTTTATTGCGGTTGTCAACTCGTATATTGATATTATTCCGGGACATGTTCATTTACAAGAGTTTGGGAAAATTGTGAAAGAAGCGATTCGTGAAGCAGGCGGTGTACCGTTTGAAATGAATACGATCGGAGTGGATGACGGCATCGCGATGGGACATATTGGCATGCGCTATTCGTTGCCGAGCCGTGAAATCATTGCCGATTCTGTTGAAACTGTCATTTCTGCGCATTGGTTTGATGGGATGGTATGCATTCCAAACTGCGATAAAATTACACCTGGTATGATGATGGCTGCGATGCGCTTAAACATTCCAACCATTTTTGTAAGCGGGGGGCCGATGAAAGCAGGTGTGACAAGCGATGGGAAAAAAATTTCGCTCTCTTCTGTATTTGAAGGAGTGGGGGCGTATCAAGCAGGAAAAATTGACGAAAAAGGGTTACAAGAACTTGAACAGTACGGCTGTCCGACATGTGGTTCTTGCTCAGGGATGTTTACAGCCAATTCGATGAACTGTTTAGCTGAAGCGCTTGGTTTAGCTCTGCCGGGTAACGGTACGATTTTAGCCATTGATCCGGCACGAAAAGAATTTGTGCGCCGTTCGGCTCAACAGTTAATGTATTTAATCGAGCACGATATTAAACCACGTGATATTGTGACCGAAAAAGCAATTGATAACGCGTTTGCACTTGACATGGCTCTCGGTGGTTCAACAAATACGGTGCTACATACGTTAGCGATTGCGAATGAAGCAGGCATTCATTATCCGCTTGAGTGCATTAATGAAGTTGCGGCCCGCGTACCGCATTTAGCAAAACTTGCACCAGCATCGGATATGCATATTGAAGACTTACATGAAGCAGGTGGAGTGTCTGCCGTATTACATGAATTGTCCAAAAAAGAAGGCACACTTCATTTAGATGCGTTGACGGTCTCTGGAAAAACGCTTGGCGAAAACATTGCAGGGTGCGAAGTGAAAAACTATGAAGTCATTCGTCCGATTGACCGTCCGTATTCTGAAACAGGTGGACTAGCTGTATTGTTCGGCAACTTAGCCCCAGACGGTGCAATTATTAAAACAGGTGGCATTCAAGGAGGAATTACACGCCATGAAGGACCGGCGATTGTATTTGACTCTCAAGAAGAAGCACTTGAAGGAATTGCAGCAGGAAAAGTACAGCCGGGGCATGTCGTCATTATTCGTTATGAAGGGCCAAAAGGTGGACCGGGTATGCCAGAAATGTTAGCACCGACATCACAAATTGTCGGGATGGGATTAGGGACGAAAGTAGCGCTCATTACGGACGGCCGTTTCTCAGGGGCTTCCCGTGGACTATCGATTGGGCACGTATCACCAGAAGCGGCTGAAGGAGGCCCGATTGCATTTGTGGAAAATGGAGATCATATTGTGATTGATATTGTTAAACGAACAATTGATGTACATGTTCCAGAAGAAGAGTGGGAAAAACGAAAAATGAATTGGAAAGGGTTTGAACCAAAAGTAAAAACAGGTTATTTAGCTCGCTACTCGAAGCTCGTCACGTCCGCAAGTACAGGTGGAATTATGAAAATTTAA
- a CDS encoding DUF3870 domain-containing protein, protein MNTQFIAGHARLPSGMAAKSVFDTLTITAEVDKKYGVIVDASCTLATEHGRDYVARLLKGHSLKDGIDEPLAQLHEGYLGKANQALCAALKDLYKQYCKLEEKMHAEK, encoded by the coding sequence ATGAATACGCAATTCATTGCCGGTCATGCACGATTGCCTTCAGGAATGGCGGCAAAAAGCGTGTTTGATACGTTGACAATTACGGCAGAGGTAGATAAAAAGTACGGTGTCATCGTTGATGCTTCTTGTACGTTAGCAACAGAACACGGCCGTGATTATGTGGCGCGGTTGTTAAAAGGACATTCATTAAAAGATGGGATTGACGAGCCGCTCGCTCAATTACATGAAGGGTATTTAGGAAAAGCAAATCAAGCGTTATGCGCAGCATTAAAAGATTTGTATAAACAATATTGTAAACTAGAAGAAAAGATGCATGCAGAAAAATAG
- a CDS encoding aldehyde dehydrogenase family protein gives MREVKNYIDGQWLKGKSETIERYNPADQKELVAIVAGSSVHDVDEAVFAAVKAKKKWAQTAAPERGAYLQKVAHLFEQYADELAELATKEMGKRFVETKGEVYRSAAILRYYAGEGLRKVGEVLPSFDAKNLFFTKRVPVGVVAVIAPWNFPLAIPIWKIAPALVYGNTVVFKPALEASATGARIVELFAEAGLPPGVLNFVVGRGSTIGDAIVEHKDVDAITFTGSNAIGSEIAKKAAARGAKYQLELGGKNPAIVLKDANIEFAARLVVEGAMKQTGQRCTATSRVFVEKEIIDVFRTHVMEQVRRIRVGNGMDEQVTMGPVVSKGQFETVQRYIHIGTQEGRLLIGGGANDDVGWYIEPTVFDSVSHRSIIATEEIFGPVLSIVEAASIDEAIEMANDSIYGLSASLFTNDVSKALYFIEHIEAGMVQVNGETGGAEPQAPFGGMKQSSSGTREQGQAAIEFFTAYQTISIRPHPNM, from the coding sequence ATGCGTGAAGTGAAAAACTACATTGATGGTCAATGGCTGAAAGGGAAAAGTGAAACGATTGAGCGATACAATCCAGCTGATCAAAAAGAGCTCGTTGCGATCGTGGCCGGTTCATCTGTTCATGATGTGGATGAGGCGGTGTTTGCTGCGGTGAAAGCAAAGAAAAAGTGGGCGCAAACGGCTGCCCCGGAGCGTGGTGCGTATTTGCAAAAAGTCGCTCATTTATTTGAGCAATACGCGGATGAATTGGCGGAATTGGCTACGAAAGAAATGGGGAAGCGTTTTGTTGAAACGAAAGGAGAAGTATATCGTAGCGCAGCTATTTTACGTTATTATGCCGGCGAAGGGTTGCGAAAAGTAGGGGAAGTGTTACCGTCATTTGATGCAAAAAATTTATTTTTTACAAAACGTGTGCCTGTCGGGGTTGTAGCTGTGATTGCTCCATGGAATTTTCCGCTAGCTATTCCAATATGGAAAATTGCCCCTGCCCTCGTTTATGGAAATACGGTTGTATTTAAGCCTGCACTAGAAGCAAGCGCTACAGGGGCTCGTATCGTTGAATTGTTTGCAGAAGCAGGCTTACCTCCAGGAGTTTTAAACTTTGTTGTCGGCCGTGGAAGCACGATTGGTGATGCCATTGTCGAACATAAAGATGTCGATGCGATTACGTTTACAGGCTCGAATGCGATTGGTAGTGAAATTGCAAAAAAAGCAGCAGCTCGTGGGGCAAAATATCAACTTGAACTCGGTGGAAAAAATCCAGCTATCGTTTTAAAAGATGCAAATATCGAATTTGCGGCTCGACTCGTTGTAGAAGGAGCGATGAAACAAACGGGGCAACGTTGTACGGCAACGAGTCGCGTATTTGTTGAGAAAGAGATTATCGATGTATTTCGAACGCATGTGATGGAACAGGTGAGACGTATTCGAGTTGGAAATGGAATGGACGAACAAGTGACGATGGGGCCGGTTGTCTCGAAAGGACAATTTGAAACGGTTCAGCGTTATATCCATATTGGAACACAAGAAGGACGGCTGCTGATTGGAGGGGGAGCGAACGACGATGTAGGTTGGTATATTGAGCCAACTGTATTTGATTCTGTTTCCCATCGCTCCATTATTGCGACAGAAGAAATATTTGGTCCTGTCCTATCGATTGTAGAAGCGGCATCCATTGATGAAGCGATTGAAATGGCAAACGATAGCATTTACGGTTTAAGCGCGTCGCTATTTACAAATGATGTATCGAAAGCGCTTTACTTTATTGAACATATCGAGGCGGGAATGGTGCAAGTGAACGGCGAGACAGGCGGTGCGGAACCGCAAGCACCGTTTGGCGGGATGAAGCAGTCCAGCTCAGGCACGCGTGAACAAGGGCAAGCGGCCATCGAATTTTTTACTGCGTATCAAACGATTTCTATTCGGCCACATCCAAATATGTGA
- the gabT gene encoding 4-aminobutyrate--2-oxoglutarate transaminase, translated as MSNWMERRREAVARAPYNVTEIFIKEAKEAMIRDIDGREYIDFAGGIGVQNVGHCHPKVVAAIQQQAAAFIHPCFHVTPYESYVLLAEKLNELTPGDFPKKTIFLNSGAEAVENAVKIARKYTGRPAIVSFTGGYHGRTLLTMSLTSKVMPYKKGFGPFAPEVYKFPYPYYYRANGQTADEVDEQLIAALQQFFTAEVAPDHVAAIIIEPVQGEGGFVVPSAKFMQAIRRICDEHGIVMIADEIQTGFARTGRMFAMEHFGVAPDLMTLSKSMGAGVPISAVVGRSEIMDAPEVGQLGGTFSGSPLACAAALAVLDVIEEEQLILRARHLGEKMMMLLEEMKQQFDIVGDVRGLGAMCAIELVTDREQKTPAKEQTAYIVSQAWKRGAIFLSAGLYSNVVRFLPPLVMTDEQLQKGFSILHQLLAEVQQKVVKRCVK; from the coding sequence ATGTCGAATTGGATGGAACGAAGAAGAGAAGCGGTTGCAAGAGCGCCATACAATGTGACGGAAATTTTTATTAAAGAAGCAAAAGAAGCAATGATTCGCGACATAGATGGTCGCGAATATATCGACTTTGCAGGGGGGATTGGTGTACAAAACGTTGGACATTGTCACCCAAAAGTAGTCGCTGCCATTCAGCAGCAGGCAGCAGCGTTTATTCATCCATGTTTTCACGTGACGCCTTACGAATCGTACGTGTTATTAGCAGAAAAATTAAATGAGCTAACACCGGGTGACTTTCCGAAAAAAACGATTTTTTTAAATAGTGGTGCTGAAGCAGTAGAAAACGCTGTGAAAATTGCAAGAAAGTATACAGGTCGCCCGGCGATTGTGTCATTTACAGGTGGATATCATGGTCGGACGCTATTAACGATGTCGCTAACAAGCAAAGTGATGCCATATAAAAAAGGATTTGGTCCATTCGCTCCTGAGGTGTATAAATTTCCATATCCATACTATTATCGGGCAAACGGGCAAACGGCAGATGAGGTGGATGAACAGTTAATAGCAGCACTGCAACAGTTTTTTACTGCGGAAGTAGCGCCTGATCATGTGGCCGCGATCATTATTGAACCTGTACAAGGAGAAGGTGGATTTGTCGTTCCATCGGCGAAATTTATGCAGGCGATTCGTCGCATTTGCGACGAGCATGGCATCGTGATGATTGCTGATGAAATTCAAACTGGTTTTGCTCGAACCGGGCGTATGTTTGCGATGGAACACTTCGGTGTAGCACCTGATTTAATGACATTGTCGAAGTCGATGGGAGCGGGGGTGCCGATCAGTGCAGTCGTTGGCCGAAGTGAAATAATGGATGCCCCTGAAGTTGGTCAGCTTGGTGGTACGTTTTCTGGAAGTCCATTGGCATGTGCAGCTGCACTCGCTGTTTTAGATGTCATTGAAGAAGAACAGCTTATTTTGCGTGCCCGTCATCTTGGTGAAAAAATGATGATGCTTTTAGAAGAAATGAAGCAACAGTTTGATATCGTTGGTGATGTGCGCGGGCTTGGAGCGATGTGCGCGATCGAGCTTGTAACAGATCGGGAGCAAAAAACGCCAGCGAAAGAACAAACAGCATATATCGTTTCCCAGGCATGGAAGCGCGGAGCGATCTTTTTAAGCGCTGGATTATACAGCAACGTTGTACGCTTTTTACCACCGCTTGTGATGACGGATGAGCAGCTACAGAAAGGTTTTTCTATTTTACACCAACTATTAGCAGAAGTACAACAAAAGGTGGTGAAACGATGCGTGAAGTGA